One Chloroflexota bacterium DNA window includes the following coding sequences:
- a CDS encoding metallophosphoesterase yields MTGERISHVPDDWTVWTFSDPHGVATGLEAALIEAGLLDRSLRWVAPPRTALLGCGDYLDRGADSQRVLALLRRLEPEAAAAAGRAIFIRGNHEEMVLHLSRGRHQWLPVWLAYGGHATLQSFGCAPPDPLQDDAALAGVEALAPGLFAWLATLPQAVRWHDVVFVHGGLPPGAALDELGLTTDAHLWVRAEFYETPWGSGAFERFRATGIERVVFGHSPGPYGIRVMQGGRLLAVDSNACGNPRMPEDARLRMTLVQLDEEPFDRARSVVIPTDHAPDRALNPDPADPMLDYRGTDLEAAAW; encoded by the coding sequence ATGACCGGCGAGCGGATCTCCCACGTGCCGGACGACTGGACGGTCTGGACCTTCTCGGATCCGCACGGCGTCGCGACCGGGCTGGAGGCTGCGCTCATCGAGGCTGGGCTGCTTGACCGTTCGCTGCGTTGGGTGGCGCCGCCGCGCACCGCTCTGCTCGGCTGCGGCGACTACCTCGACCGCGGCGCCGACAGCCAGCGCGTCCTCGCCCTGCTGCGGCGCCTCGAGCCCGAGGCCGCGGCCGCCGCCGGTCGCGCGATCTTCATCCGTGGCAACCACGAGGAGATGGTGCTGCACCTCTCCCGCGGGCGCCACCAGTGGCTGCCGGTCTGGCTCGCCTACGGCGGACACGCCACCCTGCAGTCGTTCGGCTGCGCCCCGCCGGACCCGCTCCAGGACGACGCCGCGCTGGCGGGCGTCGAGGCGCTGGCACCCGGCCTCTTCGCATGGCTCGCCACCCTGCCGCAGGCGGTGCGCTGGCACGACGTGGTGTTCGTGCATGGCGGGCTGCCGCCCGGCGCCGCGCTGGACGAGCTGGGACTGACGACCGATGCGCACCTGTGGGTGCGCGCCGAGTTCTACGAGACGCCGTGGGGCTCGGGAGCCTTCGAACGCTTCCGCGCCACGGGGATCGAGCGCGTCGTCTTTGGACACAGCCCGGGACCGTACGGCATTCGCGTCATGCAGGGAGGCCGTCTGCTGGCGGTCGACTCCAACGCCTGCGGGAATCCGCGCATGCCGGAGGACGCGCGGCTAAGGATGACGCTGGTCCAGCTCGACGAGGAACCGTTCGATCGCGCGCGCAGCGTGGTGATTCCCACCGACCACGCGCCCGACCGCGCGTTGAACCCCGATCCTGCCGACCCTATGCTCGATTATCGAGGGACTGACCTGGAGGCTGCAGCATGGTGA
- a CDS encoding GntR family transcriptional regulator, translating to MAEQGALSRSVLADEVKDRLLQDILSGRYPPHARIVETTVAKELGISQAPVREALRGLEATGIVEILPFRGARVRRPTTAELLEAINVRAELETLGARLAVPRMSESDLAELLAHGEELRRAAASGDAHALALADAGFHGHIIALSGNATLRRVWQSLEPFSRTYITAAIPGVDVHWTAALHWPILDALRLRDPELVADALRQHFDKAGSKINAGWPSALPESTDGNAEAGPARA from the coding sequence ATGGCAGAGCAGGGCGCCCTGTCGCGCAGCGTGCTCGCGGACGAAGTGAAGGATCGGCTCCTGCAGGACATCCTCTCCGGCCGATACCCGCCCCACGCGCGCATCGTGGAGACGACGGTCGCCAAGGAGCTCGGCATCAGCCAGGCGCCGGTCCGCGAGGCGCTCCGCGGGCTGGAGGCGACGGGGATCGTCGAGATCCTGCCGTTCCGCGGTGCCCGCGTCCGCAGGCCCACGACGGCCGAGCTGCTCGAGGCGATCAACGTCCGCGCCGAGCTCGAGACGCTTGGTGCCCGGCTCGCCGTGCCGCGCATGAGCGAATCGGACCTTGCCGAGCTGCTGGCTCACGGCGAGGAGCTGCGACGGGCCGCCGCGTCCGGCGATGCGCACGCCCTTGCGCTGGCGGACGCCGGGTTCCATGGCCACATCATCGCCCTGAGTGGCAATGCCACCTTGCGCCGTGTCTGGCAGTCACTCGAGCCGTTCTCGCGCACGTACATCACGGCCGCCATTCCGGGCGTGGACGTGCATTGGACGGCCGCTCTCCACTGGCCGATCCTGGACGCGCTGCGCCTGCGCGACCCGGAGCTGGTGGCGGATGCCCTGCGTCAGCACTTCGACAAGGCGGGGTCGAAGATCAATGCCGGCTGGCCGAGCGCGCTGCCGGAGTCGACCGACGGGAATGCGGAGGCCGGTCCCGCACGCGCCTGA
- a CDS encoding transketolase C-terminal domain-containing protein yields MSLPMGRAMREVFGETVAQLADDDPRIVMLDGDLGSSTKADIFEHAHRDRFLQMGIAEQNMIGVAAGLATMGLIPFISTFVSFAVVRPLDQVRVLIAQTGLNVKLTAGYAGLFTGMAGKTHQIVDDISIMRAMPGMVTVSPADDVEAAQVIRWAAGYDGPVYVRIVRDATQRLFDDAYAFRVGAAVEVRRGGDLTLIGTGAQTPRLVDAADLLAADGIDAAVLHLPTLKPLDAAAIVAAADRTGRLVSVEEHTVIGGLGGAVAEVLAEQRPTPLRRIGLQDTYTVSAPNDVLLDLYGLSAAKVADQVRAMQWADS; encoded by the coding sequence ATGAGCCTGCCGATGGGCCGCGCCATGCGTGAGGTGTTCGGCGAGACGGTTGCGCAGCTCGCCGACGACGACCCGCGCATCGTCATGCTCGACGGCGACCTGGGAAGCTCCACCAAGGCCGACATCTTCGAGCACGCCCATCGCGACCGCTTTCTGCAGATGGGAATCGCCGAGCAGAACATGATCGGCGTGGCCGCGGGCCTGGCGACCATGGGCCTCATCCCGTTCATCAGCACGTTCGTCTCGTTCGCCGTGGTGCGGCCGCTCGACCAGGTCCGGGTGCTGATCGCGCAGACGGGGCTCAACGTGAAGCTGACGGCCGGCTATGCCGGCCTGTTCACGGGCATGGCCGGCAAGACGCACCAAATCGTGGACGACATCTCGATCATGCGAGCCATGCCGGGCATGGTCACCGTCTCCCCGGCCGATGACGTGGAGGCGGCGCAGGTCATCCGCTGGGCGGCGGGCTATGACGGCCCGGTCTACGTGCGGATCGTTCGCGACGCTACCCAGCGCCTGTTCGATGACGCCTACGCCTTCCGAGTGGGAGCGGCCGTCGAGGTGCGTCGTGGAGGCGACCTGACGCTCATCGGCACGGGAGCCCAGACCCCGCGCCTGGTAGATGCCGCCGATCTCCTCGCCGCGGACGGCATCGACGCGGCAGTGCTCCACCTCCCCACCCTCAAGCCGCTCGACGCTGCTGCGATCGTGGCGGCCGCCGATCGCACCGGGCGGCTGGTGTCCGTCGAGGAGCACACCGTCATCGGCGGCCTGGGGGGCGCGGTGGCCGAAGTGCTGGCCGAGCAACGTCCGACGCCACTGCGGCGGATCGGTCTCCAGGACACGTACACCGTGTCGGCGCCCAACGACGTCCTGCTGGACCTCTACGGCCTGTCGGCCGCGAAGGTGGCGGACCAGGTTCGCGCCATGCAATGGGCCGACAGCTGA
- a CDS encoding transketolase, producing the protein MTTARGVGTTDSPVIAQLSEMARRIRVEIIRTVNHAQVGHIGGPLSAADILAALYFRVLRIRPDEPDWPDRDRFILSKGHSSLVQYAAMALRGYLPVDELRTFDSLGSRLQGHPDMRLLPGIDMSTGSLGMGLSAGLGMALGARFAQRDVRTFVLLGDGECQEGQVWEAAFVAARYGVDNLIAIVDHNKLQQYGWPGETSDVRLPPEEPGELVAKWRAFGWRVLETDGHDMAAVVASLEAAVDRTTRPTVVVAHTVKGRGVSFMEGDYRWHSKPIKPEEFAAAMGELGEAGA; encoded by the coding sequence GTGACGACCGCCCGGGGCGTCGGAACCACGGACAGCCCGGTGATCGCGCAGCTGAGCGAGATGGCGCGGCGGATCCGCGTCGAGATCATCCGCACCGTCAACCACGCGCAGGTGGGCCACATTGGAGGACCGCTGTCGGCCGCCGACATCCTGGCCGCCCTCTATTTCCGGGTGCTGCGCATTCGACCAGACGAGCCGGACTGGCCCGATCGCGATCGGTTCATCCTGTCCAAGGGCCACTCCTCGCTGGTCCAGTACGCGGCCATGGCCCTGCGCGGCTACCTCCCGGTGGACGAGCTGCGCACCTTCGACTCGCTCGGATCGCGGCTGCAGGGTCACCCCGACATGCGGCTGCTGCCCGGCATCGACATGTCCACCGGTTCGCTGGGCATGGGCCTCTCCGCGGGGTTGGGCATGGCCCTGGGCGCACGCTTCGCGCAGCGCGACGTGCGTACCTTTGTGCTCCTCGGAGACGGGGAATGCCAGGAGGGCCAGGTCTGGGAGGCCGCGTTCGTGGCGGCGCGCTACGGAGTGGACAACCTGATCGCCATCGTGGACCACAACAAGCTGCAGCAGTACGGCTGGCCCGGCGAGACGTCCGATGTCCGGCTGCCGCCCGAGGAGCCGGGAGAGCTGGTTGCCAAGTGGCGGGCCTTCGGCTGGCGCGTGCTCGAGACGGATGGGCACGACATGGCCGCCGTGGTGGCCAGCCTGGAAGCGGCCGTGGATCGAACGACCCGGCCGACGGTGGTGGTTGCCCACACCGTCAAGGGACGCGGCGTGTCGTTCATGGAGGGCGACTACCGCTGGCATAGCAAGCCAATCAAGCCCGAGGAGTTCGCGGCGGCGATGGGCGAGCTGGGCGAGGCAGGGGCATGA
- a CDS encoding cupin domain-containing protein, with the protein MIKRVTRGEAQHLPLPGRDWYTYIAPHNSPARNVSVGVAIFPPGSKPEGHVHAAEEETIYVIAGRGRLVTPEATAELEPGVSVFIPVGTFHATESDGPEPLELVCLFSPPVVPGSYERGGGG; encoded by the coding sequence GTGATCAAGCGCGTCACCCGCGGAGAGGCTCAGCACCTCCCGCTCCCCGGACGGGACTGGTACACGTACATCGCGCCGCATAACAGCCCCGCGCGCAACGTGTCGGTGGGCGTGGCGATCTTCCCTCCCGGCTCGAAGCCGGAGGGACACGTTCACGCTGCCGAAGAGGAGACGATCTACGTTATCGCCGGTCGGGGCCGGTTGGTGACGCCAGAGGCGACCGCGGAGCTCGAGCCGGGCGTATCGGTCTTCATCCCGGTCGGCACCTTCCACGCCACCGAGTCGGACGGACCCGAGCCCCTGGAGCTCGTCTGCCTCTTCTCGCCGCCGGTGGTGCCCGGCTCGTACGAGCGCGGAGGGGGTGGGTGA
- a CDS encoding transaldolase family protein, which yields MTLAATESPLLRMVQDTPTDYWNDSCAVDELAYAVERGATGATSNPTIVHEVLRKEASHWVPRVHELAATHSTWSEVDLTWALVEEMVARGAAVLQPVFEREGGRKGRLSVQLNPANYRDPERMLEQALRFDGLAPNLLVKFPATAAGMVGIEEATFHGININATVNFTLPQAIAVAEAVGRGLERRERAGHDTSSLTPICTLMIGRLDDWVKVLVERDDIALDPGAPNWAGIAVFKRAYALFQERGYRPRLLAAAYRHRLHWTELVGGDVAMTMPHAWQVRFNRSGIRPEPRMQVPVDPAIVDELAARVPDFRRAYEPDGMTPDEFEAFGASARTLRAFIKSYHDLMGAVRDLVLPDPDPRAS from the coding sequence ATGACGCTGGCGGCCACCGAAAGCCCTCTTCTCCGCATGGTCCAGGACACGCCGACTGACTACTGGAACGACTCGTGCGCCGTTGACGAGCTTGCCTACGCCGTGGAGCGCGGAGCGACCGGTGCGACATCGAACCCGACCATCGTACACGAGGTCCTCAGGAAGGAGGCGTCGCACTGGGTACCCCGCGTCCACGAGCTCGCCGCGACCCATTCGACGTGGAGCGAAGTGGACCTGACGTGGGCCCTGGTCGAGGAGATGGTTGCCCGCGGGGCCGCTGTGCTGCAGCCCGTTTTCGAGCGCGAGGGGGGCCGCAAGGGGCGGCTTTCCGTGCAGCTCAACCCGGCCAACTATCGCGATCCGGAGCGGATGCTGGAGCAGGCGCTCCGCTTCGACGGGCTGGCGCCGAACCTCCTGGTGAAGTTTCCCGCCACCGCGGCGGGGATGGTCGGCATCGAGGAGGCGACCTTCCACGGCATCAACATCAACGCCACCGTCAACTTCACGCTCCCGCAGGCGATCGCGGTCGCCGAGGCGGTCGGGCGCGGACTGGAGCGGCGCGAGCGGGCCGGCCACGACACGAGCTCTCTGACCCCGATCTGCACGCTCATGATCGGCCGCCTGGACGACTGGGTGAAGGTCCTCGTCGAGCGCGACGACATCGCACTCGATCCAGGGGCTCCGAACTGGGCCGGCATCGCCGTCTTCAAGCGAGCGTATGCGCTCTTCCAGGAGCGCGGCTATCGCCCCCGCCTGCTGGCCGCCGCCTACCGCCACCGACTGCACTGGACGGAGCTGGTGGGCGGCGATGTTGCCATGACCATGCCCCACGCCTGGCAGGTTCGCTTCAATCGCAGCGGGATCCGCCCCGAGCCGCGCATGCAGGTCCCCGTCGACCCGGCGATCGTCGACGAGCTGGCCGCGCGGGTCCCCGACTTCCGGCGGGCCTACGAGCCGGACGGCATGACGCCCGACGAGTTCGAGGCCTTCGGCGCGTCGGCACGGACCCTGCGCGCATTCATCAAGTCGTACCACGACCTCATGGGCGCGGTCCGTGACCTCGTCCTGCCGGACCCTGATCCGCGCGCATCCTGA
- a CDS encoding PEP-utilizing enzyme has translation MAIKEEVLGQFLGNEEFPVTWESETESELFWVYDDLHCPHPLSPMYFDIGGWWLTCDHMFRRFGTPFACDWLAKNVNGYLYTAAIPADPEYAIDAMEYQARYVARTPHMAGYPEKIGVYLNKVLPVYGLQFADWWRDRLVPEMDRNFAYLESRLDEADNMSLAELACLLEDAIDIHDRHWKIHWMLNFAQLSATLNLRAVMERTHGKIDEALLGRLQNSAKDRNWDSIEALWRMKEEARADSELAAAFRHETAGDIRTALEASNHGRRFIAERVERYQKEFGWHAVWSHEFIFPTVREQMEPVLELIRGYMETDYDYPKTIKAVADDIDAAAKEILQGLEGEALEEMRAANDINLRMAPLTPDHHFYIDQGANAHVRLVLVAIGKKLVADGVLDQPDDVIMLRYNELRVLLGDASVLDGRPIVAQRRAEREASYLKRPKDWIGTVTQSQLDFPYLNLWGFPDKFYRKESTVAGEVTGIGGSPGVVEGIARVVLTEDQFDEVRAGDILVCQMTNPAWVVLFTKIVGLVTDAGGTVSHPAVLSREFGIPAVIGSSVATQQIKSGDRIRVDGTRGVVEILETTGPKAPAPEAEFVA, from the coding sequence GTGGCGATCAAGGAAGAAGTCCTCGGCCAGTTCCTCGGGAACGAAGAGTTCCCGGTGACCTGGGAATCCGAGACGGAGAGCGAGCTCTTCTGGGTCTACGACGACCTTCACTGCCCCCATCCATTGAGCCCGATGTACTTCGACATCGGCGGGTGGTGGCTCACCTGTGACCACATGTTCCGCCGCTTCGGGACGCCGTTCGCCTGCGACTGGCTGGCCAAGAACGTCAACGGCTACCTGTACACCGCTGCCATTCCGGCCGATCCCGAGTACGCCATCGACGCCATGGAATACCAGGCGCGCTACGTCGCACGAACGCCCCACATGGCCGGCTACCCGGAGAAGATCGGTGTCTACCTGAACAAGGTGCTGCCCGTCTACGGGCTTCAATTCGCCGATTGGTGGCGCGATCGGCTGGTGCCGGAGATGGACCGCAACTTCGCCTATCTCGAGAGCCGGCTGGACGAGGCCGACAACATGTCGCTCGCCGAGCTGGCCTGCCTGCTCGAGGACGCGATCGACATCCACGATCGGCACTGGAAGATCCACTGGATGCTGAACTTCGCCCAGCTGTCGGCCACGCTCAACCTGCGGGCGGTGATGGAGAGGACGCACGGCAAGATCGACGAGGCGCTGCTCGGCCGGCTGCAGAACTCGGCCAAGGACCGCAACTGGGACTCGATCGAGGCGCTGTGGAGGATGAAGGAGGAGGCCAGGGCGGATTCGGAGCTGGCAGCTGCCTTCCGGCACGAGACGGCCGGTGACATCCGGACGGCCCTCGAGGCCTCGAACCATGGCCGCCGCTTCATCGCCGAACGCGTCGAGCGCTACCAGAAGGAGTTCGGCTGGCATGCGGTGTGGAGCCACGAGTTCATCTTCCCGACTGTCCGGGAGCAGATGGAGCCCGTCCTGGAGCTGATCCGCGGCTACATGGAGACCGACTACGACTACCCAAAGACGATCAAGGCGGTCGCGGACGACATCGATGCCGCGGCGAAGGAGATCCTGCAGGGCCTCGAGGGCGAGGCGCTCGAGGAGATGCGCGCCGCCAACGACATCAACCTGCGGATGGCGCCGCTCACGCCGGATCACCACTTCTACATCGACCAGGGAGCCAATGCGCACGTGCGCCTGGTCCTGGTCGCCATCGGCAAGAAGCTGGTCGCCGACGGCGTCCTCGACCAGCCAGACGACGTGATCATGCTTCGCTACAACGAGCTGCGCGTGCTCCTGGGCGACGCATCGGTGCTGGACGGTCGCCCCATCGTGGCGCAGCGTCGCGCGGAGCGGGAGGCGTCGTACCTGAAGCGGCCGAAGGACTGGATCGGCACCGTCACGCAGTCCCAGCTCGACTTCCCGTACCTGAACCTGTGGGGCTTCCCGGACAAGTTCTACCGCAAGGAGTCGACCGTGGCAGGGGAGGTCACCGGCATCGGCGGCTCGCCGGGCGTGGTCGAGGGGATCGCGCGCGTGGTGCTCACCGAGGACCAGTTCGACGAGGTCCGCGCCGGCGACATCCTGGTCTGCCAGATGACGAACCCGGCGTGGGTCGTCCTGTTCACGAAGATCGTGGGTCTGGTGACCGATGCCGGTGGCACGGTTTCGCATCCGGCGGTCCTGTCGCGTGAGTTCGGCATCCCGGCCGTGATCGGCTCGTCGGTTGCGACACAGCAGATCAAGTCGGGCGACCGGATCCGGGTCGACGGAACGCGGGGCGTGGTCGAGATCCTCGAGACGACGGGCCCCAAGGCTCCCGCGCCAGAAGCCGAGTTCGTGGCCTGA
- a CDS encoding GntR family transcriptional regulator has product MSREASVSRLVLSEQVKDRLLQAILDGRFPPGARIVETRVARELGISQAPVREALRDLQALGLVEASAFRGARVRRPSAEELLEAFVVRSQLESLAARLAVTTITDRDVDQLTGYLGEMRRAARADDARAEAMADAMFHGRLIELSGNATLQRVWRQLEPVSHTYITLVIPGADRHLIADVHQPVLDALRHRDAAGATDALDRHYLFLGAMLTELWTAAPTTHDPLLTERTR; this is encoded by the coding sequence ATGTCCCGAGAGGCCTCGGTCTCGCGCTTGGTGCTGAGCGAACAGGTCAAGGATCGCCTCCTCCAGGCGATCCTTGACGGACGCTTCCCGCCCGGCGCCCGGATCGTCGAGACGCGCGTCGCGCGCGAGCTCGGCATCAGCCAGGCGCCGGTGCGGGAGGCTCTGCGCGACCTTCAGGCGCTCGGGCTGGTCGAGGCGTCGGCCTTCCGGGGCGCCCGTGTTCGACGGCCCAGCGCTGAGGAGCTGCTGGAGGCGTTCGTGGTCCGATCGCAGCTCGAGTCGCTCGCCGCACGACTGGCAGTCACGACCATCACCGACCGCGACGTCGACCAGCTGACCGGGTACCTCGGCGAGATGCGCCGTGCCGCCCGTGCAGATGATGCTCGCGCCGAGGCGATGGCCGACGCGATGTTCCACGGCCGCCTCATAGAGCTGTCCGGCAACGCCACGCTGCAGCGCGTGTGGCGCCAGCTTGAGCCGGTGTCGCACACCTACATCACGCTGGTCATTCCGGGAGCCGATCGACATCTGATCGCGGATGTCCACCAACCGGTCCTGGACGCGCTCCGCCATCGCGACGCCGCGGGCGCCACGGACGCGCTCGACCGGCACTACCTGTTCCTGGGTGCCATGCTGACCGAGCTGTGGACGGCCGCTCCCACGACGCACGACCCACTCCTGACCGAAAGGACACGATGA
- a CDS encoding xanthine dehydrogenase family protein subunit M, with the protein MHPFRYARPSSLAEAVALLDEHGPQAQIIAGGTDLVIGLRDRTLEPDVVIDLKRIPDLEPRIRLVDGRLVISAGTVMSDIESDATIAELFTALAESAAVVGSVQIRNRATLAGNICNASPAADTAPPLLVHRAEVVAFGPRGARRIPIREFFVRSRQTTLQRGELVTAVELPLPDRRTGDSYVRLTRRRGTDLASITMCCAVDASGSTRLAYGSVGPKPLVFADESGVLADPAAPDEAKAPILETMLAEASPSAGSVRASPEYRLAMLPVLAMRALHTALGRLGGGQVR; encoded by the coding sequence ATGCACCCGTTCCGCTACGCACGCCCGAGCAGCCTGGCAGAGGCTGTCGCGCTGCTTGACGAGCACGGTCCCCAGGCCCAGATCATCGCCGGCGGCACGGACCTGGTCATCGGGCTGCGGGACCGCACCCTCGAGCCGGACGTCGTGATCGACCTCAAGCGCATCCCCGACCTCGAGCCGCGCATCCGTCTCGTCGACGGTCGCCTGGTCATCAGCGCCGGGACGGTGATGAGCGACATCGAGTCGGACGCGACGATCGCCGAGCTGTTCACGGCCCTGGCCGAGTCGGCGGCCGTGGTCGGTTCGGTGCAGATCCGCAACCGGGCCACCCTGGCCGGCAACATCTGCAACGCGTCACCGGCCGCGGATACCGCGCCGCCCCTGCTCGTCCACCGGGCCGAGGTGGTGGCGTTCGGCCCCCGTGGCGCGCGCCGCATCCCGATCCGCGAATTCTTCGTCCGCTCGCGCCAGACGACCCTGCAGCGCGGCGAGCTGGTGACCGCGGTGGAGCTGCCGCTCCCGGACCGACGGACGGGCGACAGCTACGTGCGTCTGACGCGCCGACGGGGCACCGACCTGGCCTCGATCACGATGTGCTGCGCCGTGGACGCATCGGGCTCGACGCGCCTGGCCTACGGCAGCGTGGGGCCCAAGCCGCTCGTCTTCGCCGACGAGAGCGGCGTGCTGGCCGACCCGGCCGCGCCGGACGAAGCCAAGGCGCCCATCCTGGAGACAATGCTGGCCGAGGCATCTCCATCCGCCGGGTCGGTCCGCGCCAGCCCGGAGTATCGCCTGGCCATGCTGCCCGTGCTCGCCATGCGGGCGTTGCACACCGCTCTGGGCCGGCTCGGCGGAGGGCAGGTGCGGTGA
- a CDS encoding (2Fe-2S)-binding protein, protein MSERLPIDVGINGRPQHLDVAAHHTLLEVLRDQLGLTGSKECCVVGECGACTVIVDGRTVNSCLMLAVEADGHDIRTVEGLARGPELSELQQAFLDRGATQCGFCIPGQLMSAEALLERNADPTVDEIHEALAGNLCRCAAYEQITDAVLAAAEARHR, encoded by the coding sequence GTGAGCGAGCGGCTTCCGATCGACGTCGGCATCAACGGGCGCCCCCAGCACCTCGACGTTGCCGCGCACCACACGCTGCTGGAGGTCCTGCGCGATCAGCTGGGACTCACCGGGTCGAAGGAGTGCTGCGTGGTCGGCGAGTGCGGCGCCTGCACGGTCATCGTCGATGGGCGCACCGTGAACTCCTGCCTCATGCTCGCCGTCGAGGCGGATGGACACGACATCCGCACCGTCGAGGGCCTCGCGCGCGGGCCAGAGCTGAGCGAGCTGCAGCAGGCGTTCCTCGACCGGGGCGCCACCCAATGCGGTTTCTGCATCCCGGGTCAGCTGATGTCGGCCGAGGCGCTGCTGGAGCGCAACGCGGACCCGACCGTGGACGAGATCCACGAGGCGCTGGCCGGCAACCTGTGCCGCTGCGCCGCATACGAGCAGATCACCGATGCCGTCCTGGCCGCCGCCGAGGCACGACACCGATGA